Genomic DNA from Deltaproteobacteria bacterium:
AAGAACGAGATTGGGAATGCCAACGATGCCGTATGAGAGTGCCACCGCGGCATCCCTGTCGAGCAGCACGGGGTAGGGGAGCTCGTATTTCCCGGCATAGGCGCTGACACGTTCGGGGGTCTCCTGGATATCGATTGCGAGAAGCACCAGTCCCTCGTTCTTATAGGTGGCGTATAGTTCCTTGAGATAGGGAATGATGGCCCGGCAGTGTGGACAGGTGGTGTTCGTGAACTGGAGAAGCACGACCTGTCCATGGTAATCCGAGAGCCTGACTGTTTTTCCCTCGAGATCGGTAAGGGTGAAGTCCGGGGCCGGGACCTCGATGCTCTGTTTCCATATCTGTGTCCATCTGTCCTGGGCCTGAAGCGGGGCCGCCAGGAGGACCGACAC
This window encodes:
- a CDS encoding TlpA family protein disulfide reductase, with translation MNDLSGTMIPVVAVMLVSVLLAAPLQAQDRWTQIWKQSIEVPAPDFTLTDLEGKTVRLSDYHGQVVLLQFTNTTCPHCRAIIPYLKELYATYKNEGLVLLAIDIQETPERVSAYAGKYELPYPVLLDRDAAVALSYGIVGIPNLVLINRDGVIMCRQCRSIDILLDTLLKKGD